The Terriglobus tenax genome contains a region encoding:
- a CDS encoding porin family protein, which translates to MNRLIGSLLFILAFPGFVRAQAVEATISMPRQQVAVLGSGIFTRKITDAGVTYKPTSSGGGSFTYRFNINRWLGVEADYDFFRNSQKYLTSNSSYELRTNLHAASGAVVINLPNPLTKRMKSYFLAGGGGLMFHPRDTELIDPQFKPAIVFGGGVDIPVSRHLAIRGQAKTFLYKAPDFKVESIRTNKYAQGMVPSVGLVYSF; encoded by the coding sequence ATGAATAGACTCATTGGCAGCCTGCTCTTCATCCTGGCATTCCCGGGCTTCGTACGTGCGCAGGCCGTTGAAGCGACCATCTCCATGCCCAGACAACAAGTCGCCGTTCTCGGCAGCGGTATCTTCACCCGCAAGATCACCGACGCTGGCGTAACCTACAAGCCCACCTCTTCCGGTGGCGGAAGCTTTACCTATCGCTTCAACATCAACCGCTGGCTGGGGGTGGAAGCCGATTACGACTTCTTCCGGAATTCGCAAAAGTACCTTACCTCCAACTCCTCGTATGAGCTCAGGACCAATCTCCATGCTGCCAGTGGAGCGGTTGTCATCAACCTCCCCAACCCCCTCACCAAACGCATGAAGTCCTACTTCCTTGCCGGTGGCGGCGGCCTCATGTTCCATCCCCGCGACACCGAGTTGATCGATCCGCAGTTCAAACCCGCCATCGTCTTCGGCGGCGGAGTCGATATCCCCGTCTCCCGCCATCTCGCGATCCGGGGGCAGGCCAAAACCTTCCTCTACAAAGCTCCCGACTTCAAGGTTGAAAGCATCCGAACCAACAAGTACGCCCAGGGAATGGTCCCGTCCGTCGGCCTGGTATATAGCTTCTGA
- the katG gene encoding catalase/peroxidase HPI: protein MSSESKCPFPHGGSSSGTTNRDWWPNQLNLNLLHQHSSLSDPMGEGFDYAEEFKSLDYEALKKDLAALMTDSQDWWPADFGHYGPLFIRMAWHSAGTYRTFDGRGGGGRGQQRFAPLNSWPDNVNLDRARRLLWPIKQKYGKKISWADLLILTGNVALETMGFKTFGFAGGRADVWEPDLDVNFGAETTWMGTDKRYSGERDLANPFGATTMGLIYVNPEGPEGVPDPLAAARDIRVTFGRMAMNDEETVALIAGGHTFGKTHGAGTPVPNVGREPEGAAIEEQGLGWTSAYATGIGGDAITSGLEVTWTTKPTQWSNDFFDHLFKYEWELTKSPGGAHQWKPKGDAGAGTVPGAHGEPAKQPNMLTTDLALRVDPAYEKISRHFHENPDAFADAFARAWFKLTHRDMGPRPRYLGPEVPSEVLIWQDPVPTVDHVLVDDQDIAALKEKVLASGLTVQQLVSTAWASASSFRGSDKRGGANGARIRLEPQKDWTVNEPARLAIVLTKLEAIQAAFNASQTGGKKISLADLIVLAGSAAVEQAARNAGLNIEVKFSPGRTDATQEQTDIESFSVLEPAADGFRSYAPNAEAPAEVSLLDKAQLLTLTAPELTVLIGGLRVLGANFGGTKYGVFTSNPGALTNDFFLNLLDMGTVWKAATDAKDTFEGRDRKSGAVKWTATRADLIFGSNAQLRALAEVYGSTDAHAKFAQDFAHAWTKVMNLDRFDLVAAGKQ, encoded by the coding sequence ATGTCCTCTGAGTCCAAGTGCCCGTTTCCCCATGGCGGCAGCAGCTCCGGCACCACCAACCGCGACTGGTGGCCCAATCAACTCAATCTGAACCTGCTGCACCAGCACTCCTCGCTCTCTGACCCCATGGGCGAAGGCTTCGATTACGCCGAGGAGTTCAAGAGCCTGGACTACGAGGCCCTGAAGAAGGACCTCGCCGCCCTCATGACGGACTCGCAGGACTGGTGGCCGGCCGACTTCGGACACTACGGCCCGCTCTTCATCCGCATGGCCTGGCACAGCGCAGGAACCTACCGTACCTTCGACGGCCGCGGCGGCGGCGGTCGCGGACAGCAGCGCTTCGCTCCCCTCAACAGCTGGCCCGACAACGTCAATCTCGACCGCGCACGCCGCCTTCTGTGGCCCATCAAGCAGAAGTACGGTAAGAAGATCTCCTGGGCAGACCTGCTCATCCTTACCGGCAACGTCGCCCTTGAAACCATGGGCTTCAAGACCTTCGGCTTCGCCGGTGGACGCGCCGATGTATGGGAACCCGACCTCGACGTGAACTTCGGCGCGGAGACCACCTGGATGGGCACCGACAAGCGCTACTCCGGCGAGCGTGACCTGGCCAACCCCTTCGGCGCCACCACCATGGGCCTGATCTACGTCAACCCCGAAGGCCCTGAAGGCGTACCCGACCCGCTCGCCGCGGCACGCGACATCCGCGTCACCTTCGGTCGCATGGCCATGAACGACGAAGAGACCGTTGCGCTGATCGCCGGCGGCCATACCTTCGGCAAAACCCACGGAGCAGGCACACCGGTTCCGAACGTTGGCCGCGAGCCCGAAGGTGCAGCCATCGAAGAACAGGGCCTCGGCTGGACCAGCGCCTATGCCACCGGCATTGGCGGCGACGCCATCACCAGCGGCCTCGAAGTCACCTGGACCACCAAGCCTACCCAGTGGAGCAACGACTTCTTCGACCACCTGTTCAAGTACGAGTGGGAGCTGACCAAGAGCCCCGGCGGCGCGCACCAGTGGAAGCCCAAGGGCGATGCCGGCGCAGGCACCGTCCCCGGCGCTCACGGCGAACCCGCCAAGCAACCCAACATGCTCACCACCGACCTCGCTCTACGCGTTGATCCGGCCTATGAGAAGATCTCCCGCCACTTCCACGAGAACCCCGACGCTTTCGCCGACGCCTTCGCCCGCGCCTGGTTCAAGCTCACCCACCGCGACATGGGCCCCCGCCCCCGCTACCTCGGCCCCGAAGTCCCTTCCGAGGTACTGATCTGGCAGGATCCCGTCCCCACCGTTGATCACGTCCTCGTCGACGATCAGGACATCGCCGCACTCAAGGAGAAGGTCCTCGCCTCCGGCCTCACCGTGCAGCAACTCGTCTCCACGGCCTGGGCCTCTGCCTCCAGCTTCCGCGGGTCAGACAAGCGTGGCGGGGCCAACGGCGCTCGCATCCGCCTGGAGCCGCAGAAGGACTGGACCGTCAACGAACCCGCCAGGCTGGCCATCGTGCTCACCAAGCTCGAAGCCATTCAGGCCGCTTTCAACGCATCCCAGACCGGCGGTAAGAAGATCTCACTGGCCGACCTGATCGTCCTCGCCGGCAGCGCAGCTGTCGAACAGGCAGCCCGCAACGCCGGCCTCAACATCGAGGTCAAGTTCTCTCCCGGCCGTACCGACGCCACGCAGGAGCAGACCGACATCGAATCCTTCTCCGTGCTCGAGCCGGCCGCCGACGGCTTCCGCTCCTACGCCCCCAACGCCGAAGCGCCGGCAGAGGTCTCTCTGCTGGACAAGGCACAACTCCTCACGCTCACCGCACCGGAGCTGACCGTACTCATCGGCGGACTGCGCGTCTTGGGTGCCAACTTCGGCGGAACGAAGTACGGCGTCTTTACCAGCAACCCTGGGGCGCTGACCAACGACTTCTTCCTCAACCTGCTCGACATGGGCACAGTCTGGAAGGCAGCCACCGACGCCAAGGACACCTTCGAAGGCCGCGACCGCAAGTCCGGCGCTGTGAAGTGGACGGCCACCCGCGCCGACCTCATCTTCGGCTCCAACGCCCAACTCCGCGCCCTGGCCGAGGTCTACGGCAGCACCGACGCCCACGCGAAGTTCGCCCAGGACTTCGCCCACGCCTGGACCAAGGTCATGAACCTCGACCGCTTCGACCTGGTAGCCGCAGGCAAGCAATAA
- a CDS encoding TIGR03435 family protein produces MRGWLIHIIPEQLTMQSNIRHLICASCLLFTSALHGQSEKSFDIVTIKKSNTADGGMGLARSTPDQVSIMHTALRNLIARSYSLREDLVLGGPSWLDSEEFDIQAKVLPDEHGSIPRMNRAETQARLQTMLRDRFQLKSHLETRNLSVYELTLADIDKLKPAKPGATYADGVKGPDGRTGPGLLIIENNHFTGQAITITALANILSDLLHRTVLDHTSQPGLYDISFQIPSEVTRPANAPASASESEELSLSTVLQQELGLRLKSTKGEGKVLIIDHIEEPSPN; encoded by the coding sequence ATGAGAGGATGGCTCATCCACATCATCCCGGAGCAGCTAACCATGCAGTCGAATATCCGGCATCTGATCTGCGCCTCCTGCCTTCTCTTCACATCCGCACTCCACGGCCAGTCAGAGAAGTCCTTCGACATCGTCACCATCAAGAAGAGCAATACCGCGGACGGCGGCATGGGACTCGCACGCAGCACTCCTGACCAGGTCTCCATCATGCACACGGCCCTCCGCAACCTGATCGCCAGGTCGTACTCGCTTCGCGAAGACCTGGTCCTCGGCGGCCCCTCATGGCTCGACTCCGAAGAATTCGATATCCAGGCCAAGGTTCTGCCCGACGAGCACGGCAGCATCCCCCGCATGAACCGCGCCGAGACGCAAGCACGCCTGCAGACCATGCTGCGCGACCGGTTCCAGCTCAAATCTCACCTTGAAACACGAAATCTCTCCGTCTACGAACTCACCCTCGCCGACATCGACAAGCTCAAGCCAGCCAAACCCGGCGCCACCTACGCCGATGGCGTCAAAGGCCCCGATGGACGCACCGGCCCCGGCCTCCTGATAATCGAGAACAACCACTTCACCGGACAGGCCATCACCATTACCGCACTGGCAAACATCCTGTCAGACCTTCTGCACCGTACCGTCCTCGATCACACCAGCCAGCCCGGCCTCTACGACATCTCCTTCCAGATCCCCTCAGAAGTCACACGGCCTGCTAACGCCCCGGCCTCCGCGTCGGAAAGCGAAGAGCTTTCCCTTAGCACCGTCCTGCAGCAGGAGCTTGGCCTCCGTCTCAAATCCACCAAAGGCGAAGGCAAAGTGCTCATCATCGATCACATCGAAGAGCCCAGCCCCAACTAG
- a CDS encoding PD-(D/E)XK nuclease family protein: protein MSNPAILEALQRGATILTGNQRAARALTREYAQHQRSLGLRVWRAPEILPWSAWTRTLWQQLLIDGHEQRLLLNPLQESELWRRIISDDERLATLQSAASLAPLAQRAHTLLHRHRARRNLEFHDLNADQQAFLRWLHVFERTCRADSCLSAAELEPALAQHAASLRLAPEHLLHGFDGLTRAQQALLEALQARASFTETSAPQLTTYAALHAANSPEEELLYLTQQVRDLHQSQPAARIAVIVPDVQNQRPILERAFRNTVAPWLNRIGNQSPAPFEFTLGTPLARDPAIRAALQLIRWTGRPLPFEDASGLLRSPFLKSATQDFLSRADFDARVLRDQALVEPTLSVERVLTLLHARLPGRLPQLVEVLETLRRANTRQRSFSAWSTHIRNLLAACGWPGDRAPDSTGFQLIERWNDLLDDLTSLDFNGGSFSFAAMLGTLEQAAHSTLFSLRSSNASIQIMGALESAGSTFDAIFFLNATSTAWPAPASAHPLLPYPLQRVNAMPGADASTDLVQAERITTRILASAPQVTVTYARAFGEGELLPSPLFTHLPVVNAVPQPPPPAPVVLEAIDDSEPIPAPQTPLRGGSHILRNQAACAFRAFAESRLFTRALNDDAPGLTARSRGNLTHAVLEHFWRLVGDQQSLKQLSPEDLSAQVDAAITKAFAAIATDNSHWNHAYLQVQRERLRRLVHTWLEIEATRAPFTVAALEEKRDRVAFGPLELNLRADRMDRVEDGLVLIDYKTGAATPRSWLGDRPDEPQLPLYASLFSDEPVAAVAFATLRTGKEMQLTGFQTAEGVLPKPSKAQPDEPFSKTLANWKQTLLRLAQEFHEGHAEVNPKNYPKTCEYCEQRLLCRLNPATLETDEDETEDGDE from the coding sequence GTGTCCAACCCCGCGATCCTTGAAGCGCTCCAGCGCGGCGCGACCATCCTCACCGGCAACCAGCGTGCCGCCCGCGCTCTCACGCGCGAGTACGCCCAGCACCAGCGCTCGCTTGGCCTCCGCGTCTGGCGAGCTCCTGAGATTCTTCCCTGGTCCGCCTGGACACGCACCCTCTGGCAGCAACTCCTCATTGACGGCCACGAGCAGCGCCTCCTGCTCAATCCGCTCCAGGAGTCCGAGCTCTGGCGCCGCATCATCTCCGACGACGAGCGCCTCGCCACCCTGCAATCGGCTGCCTCGCTCGCTCCGCTCGCCCAGCGAGCCCACACCCTGCTGCATCGCCATCGCGCCCGCCGCAATCTTGAGTTCCACGATCTAAACGCCGACCAGCAGGCCTTCCTGCGCTGGCTCCACGTCTTTGAACGCACCTGCCGGGCCGACTCCTGCCTGTCCGCCGCCGAACTGGAACCCGCGCTCGCACAGCACGCAGCCAGCCTGAGGCTCGCACCCGAGCATCTGCTCCACGGCTTCGATGGCCTGACCCGCGCCCAGCAGGCACTGCTGGAAGCCCTGCAGGCCCGTGCCAGCTTTACGGAGACATCCGCGCCACAGCTCACCACGTATGCCGCTCTGCATGCAGCCAACAGCCCCGAAGAAGAGCTGCTCTACCTCACCCAGCAGGTGCGCGATCTGCACCAGTCGCAGCCCGCCGCGCGCATCGCCGTCATCGTGCCCGATGTGCAGAACCAGCGCCCCATCCTCGAGCGAGCCTTCCGCAACACCGTCGCGCCGTGGCTCAACCGCATCGGAAACCAGTCGCCCGCACCGTTTGAGTTCACTCTCGGTACGCCGCTGGCCAGGGACCCTGCCATCCGCGCCGCGCTCCAACTCATCCGCTGGACAGGCCGCCCTCTTCCCTTCGAAGACGCCTCCGGCCTTCTGCGTTCTCCCTTTCTGAAAAGCGCCACGCAGGACTTCCTTTCACGCGCCGACTTCGATGCCCGCGTCCTTCGCGACCAGGCACTGGTTGAGCCCACGCTCTCCGTCGAGCGCGTGCTCACACTGCTGCACGCCAGGCTGCCCGGCAGGCTGCCACAGCTCGTCGAAGTTCTCGAAACCCTTCGTCGCGCCAACACGCGCCAGCGCAGCTTCTCCGCCTGGTCCACGCACATCCGCAACCTGCTTGCAGCCTGCGGCTGGCCCGGCGACCGCGCTCCGGACTCCACCGGCTTTCAGCTCATCGAGCGCTGGAACGACCTGCTCGACGACCTCACCAGCCTCGACTTCAATGGCGGCAGCTTCTCCTTCGCCGCCATGCTCGGCACACTGGAACAAGCCGCGCACAGCACGCTCTTTTCCCTGCGCTCCAGCAACGCTTCCATCCAGATCATGGGCGCGCTTGAGTCCGCCGGCTCTACCTTCGACGCCATCTTCTTTCTGAATGCCACCAGTACGGCATGGCCCGCGCCAGCCTCGGCACATCCGCTGCTGCCTTACCCTCTGCAGCGCGTCAACGCCATGCCCGGTGCGGACGCATCCACCGACCTCGTCCAGGCCGAGCGCATCACAACACGCATCCTTGCCAGCGCCCCACAGGTCACCGTCACCTACGCACGCGCGTTTGGCGAAGGCGAGCTTCTGCCATCACCGCTCTTCACGCATCTGCCTGTGGTCAACGCGGTTCCGCAACCGCCGCCACCCGCACCTGTCGTGCTCGAGGCCATCGACGACTCCGAACCTATTCCCGCTCCGCAGACACCCCTACGCGGCGGCAGTCATATTCTACGCAACCAGGCAGCATGCGCCTTCCGCGCCTTCGCCGAGAGCCGCCTCTTTACCCGCGCCCTTAACGATGACGCCCCGGGCCTCACCGCGCGCTCCCGCGGCAATCTCACGCACGCCGTGCTTGAACACTTCTGGCGCCTCGTCGGCGACCAGCAGAGCCTCAAACAGCTCTCTCCCGAAGATCTCAGCGCGCAGGTCGATGCAGCCATCACGAAAGCCTTTGCCGCCATCGCCACCGACAACTCGCACTGGAACCACGCCTACCTCCAGGTTCAGCGAGAACGCCTGCGCCGTTTGGTGCACACCTGGCTTGAGATCGAAGCCACACGTGCTCCCTTCACCGTCGCTGCGCTTGAAGAGAAGCGCGACCGCGTCGCCTTTGGACCTCTGGAACTGAACCTGCGCGCCGACCGCATGGACCGCGTCGAAGACGGCCTGGTGCTCATCGACTACAAGACCGGCGCAGCTACACCCAGGTCCTGGCTGGGTGATCGCCCCGACGAGCCGCAGCTTCCGCTCTACGCCTCCCTCTTCTCCGACGAGCCGGTCGCGGCCGTTGCCTTCGCCACCCTGCGCACCGGCAAGGAGATGCAGCTTACCGGCTTTCAAACAGCCGAAGGCGTACTTCCGAAGCCCAGCAAAGCGCAGCCCGATGAGCCCTTCTCCAAAACGCTCGCAAACTGGAAGCAGACCCTTCTGCGTCTGGCCCAGGAGTTCCACGAAGGCCACGCCGAGGTCAACCCGAAGAACTACCCCAAGACCTGCGAGTACTGCGAACAGCGTCTGCTCTGCCGCCTGAACCCGGCCACGCTTGAAACAGACGAAGACGAGACGGAGGACGGCGATGAATAA
- a CDS encoding glycoside hydrolase family 28 protein translates to MSKHLVALALPILMASAAYAAPVCNVVKYGAKADGKTRNTAAIQKAIDDCSAKKGTVVLSGGTFVSGPLVLKSNLTFRVEKGATLLGSPDHADYPQMEVLRAAGRQSLLSSDHAENITINGGGIIDGNGESWWIEARQTKNAGFVGEGTVFRPRLAVFNYSKHIKMEDVTFQNSPSWQIVPYYCDDVIMRNLRILAPEHSPNSDAIDPFSTSNMIIDHVYADVGDDNIAIKSGLVNSPGPDAPSKNITITDCTFMHGHGLSIGSEIAGGAQNIRAERIHFDGTDQALRIKANRDRGADVSNIVFKDIDIKNVGMAILISEYYPKVLPPEGDSAQPVTRLTPLFHDITIENVTATNARTTGVIIGLPEAPVKNVILKNVHLEGGEGFRISDATVTAEDFTVKASKGEAIKVFPSATLTRK, encoded by the coding sequence ATGTCGAAGCACCTTGTTGCCCTGGCCCTACCAATTCTGATGGCCTCCGCCGCCTACGCAGCCCCGGTCTGCAACGTCGTCAAGTACGGAGCCAAGGCGGACGGCAAGACCAGGAACACCGCCGCCATCCAGAAGGCAATCGATGACTGCTCCGCGAAGAAGGGCACCGTGGTTCTCTCCGGCGGCACCTTCGTCTCCGGCCCGCTCGTGCTGAAAAGCAACCTGACCTTCCGCGTCGAAAAGGGCGCCACCCTGCTCGGCTCGCCCGACCACGCCGACTACCCTCAGATGGAAGTCCTCCGCGCCGCCGGCCGCCAGTCGTTGCTCTCCTCTGACCACGCCGAGAACATCACCATCAACGGCGGCGGCATCATTGACGGCAACGGCGAGAGCTGGTGGATTGAAGCCCGCCAGACCAAGAACGCCGGATTCGTCGGCGAAGGCACTGTCTTCCGCCCGCGCCTCGCCGTCTTCAATTACTCGAAGCACATCAAGATGGAAGACGTTACCTTCCAGAACTCGCCCTCATGGCAGATCGTTCCCTATTACTGCGACGACGTCATCATGCGCAACCTGCGCATCCTCGCTCCGGAGCACTCGCCGAACTCCGACGCCATCGATCCCTTCTCCACCTCGAACATGATCATCGACCACGTCTACGCCGATGTGGGCGACGACAACATCGCCATCAAGAGCGGACTGGTCAACTCCCCCGGCCCCGATGCGCCGTCAAAAAACATCACCATCACTGACTGCACCTTCATGCACGGCCACGGCCTCTCCATCGGCAGCGAGATCGCCGGCGGCGCTCAGAACATCCGCGCCGAGCGCATCCACTTCGACGGCACCGACCAGGCCCTCCGCATCAAGGCCAACCGCGACCGCGGCGCCGACGTAAGCAATATCGTCTTCAAGGACATCGACATCAAAAACGTCGGCATGGCCATCCTCATCTCCGAGTACTACCCCAAAGTCCTCCCGCCCGAGGGCGACTCGGCCCAGCCCGTCACCCGCCTGACGCCTCTCTTCCACGACATCACCATTGAGAACGTCACCGCCACCAACGCCAGGACCACCGGCGTCATCATCGGCCTGCCCGAAGCCCCGGTAAAGAACGTCATCCTGAAGAACGTCCACCTCGAAGGCGGCGAAGGTTTCCGCATCTCCGATGCCACCGTCACCGCGGAAGACTTCACCGTCAAGGCCTCCAAGGGCGAAGCCATCAAGGTCTTCCCCTCCGCCACCCTGACTAGGAAGTAG
- the purB gene encoding adenylosuccinate lyase, protein MIARYTRPEMGKIWSDENKFASWLKVELAATDTLADFGIVPKEAALELREKAKFDVARIREIELDTRHDVIAFTTNVAENVGPASRWLHYGLTSTDVVDTAQALQLASANAILREGILKLILVLKRRALEFKHTPMIGRTHGVHAEPTTYGLRLLLWYAEMHRNLRRFDAAAEDMRVGKLSGAVGSFGHLKPQHEERICASLGLRPAEVSTQVLQRDRHAAYITTLAVIASTLDKIATDCRHLQRTEVREAEEFFSAKQKGSSAMPHKRNPITAENICGLARVIRGNAQVALENVALWHERDISHSSAERVILPDTTIALDYILEKTSNLIDKLLVYPARMMKNLELTGGLVFSGQLLLDLAESGLLREDAYKLVQSHAMAAWQNEGEGPTFKQRIAAEPEITSRLSQEKIALAFTFERQLANVDTIFERVLAEHA, encoded by the coding sequence ATGATCGCGCGCTATACCCGCCCCGAGATGGGCAAGATCTGGTCTGACGAGAACAAGTTTGCCTCCTGGCTCAAGGTTGAGCTGGCCGCCACCGATACCCTCGCCGACTTCGGCATCGTCCCCAAAGAGGCCGCCCTCGAGCTGCGCGAGAAGGCAAAATTCGACGTCGCCCGTATCCGCGAGATTGAGCTGGACACCCGCCACGACGTCATCGCCTTCACCACCAACGTCGCCGAGAACGTCGGCCCCGCCAGCCGCTGGCTGCACTACGGCCTTACCTCCACTGACGTGGTGGACACCGCCCAGGCACTGCAGCTTGCCAGTGCCAACGCCATCCTCCGCGAAGGCATCCTCAAGCTCATCCTCGTGCTCAAGCGCCGCGCCCTCGAGTTCAAGCACACCCCCATGATCGGCCGCACCCACGGCGTCCACGCCGAGCCCACCACCTACGGGCTCCGCCTCCTCCTCTGGTACGCCGAGATGCACCGCAACCTGCGCCGTTTCGACGCCGCAGCCGAGGACATGCGCGTCGGCAAGCTCTCCGGAGCCGTCGGCAGCTTCGGCCACCTGAAGCCCCAGCATGAAGAGCGCATCTGCGCCTCGCTCGGTCTTCGGCCCGCGGAAGTCTCCACCCAGGTGCTCCAGCGCGACCGCCACGCCGCCTACATCACCACGCTGGCCGTCATCGCCAGCACGCTCGACAAGATTGCCACCGACTGCCGCCACCTGCAGCGCACGGAAGTCCGTGAGGCCGAGGAGTTCTTCTCCGCCAAGCAGAAGGGCTCCAGCGCCATGCCGCACAAGCGCAACCCCATCACGGCAGAGAACATCTGCGGCCTCGCCCGCGTCATCCGCGGCAACGCCCAGGTCGCTCTGGAGAACGTTGCTCTCTGGCACGAACGCGATATCTCCCACTCCTCCGCCGAGCGCGTCATCCTGCCCGATACCACCATCGCCCTCGACTACATCCTGGAGAAGACCTCAAACCTCATCGACAAGCTGCTGGTCTACCCCGCGCGCATGATGAAGAACCTCGAGCTCACCGGCGGCCTCGTCTTCTCCGGCCAGCTCCTGCTCGACCTCGCCGAATCCGGCCTGTTGCGCGAAGACGCCTACAAGCTCGTCCAGTCGCACGCCATGGCCGCCTGGCAGAACGAGGGCGAAGGCCCCACCTTCAAGCAGCGCATCGCCGCCGAACCTGAAATCACCAGCCGCCTCTCGCAGGAAAAGATCGCCCTGGCCTTCACCTTCGAACGCCAGCTCGCCAATGTCGATACCATCTTCGAACGAGTCCTGGCCGAACACGCATAA
- a CDS encoding LysR family transcriptional regulator, which translates to MEFHQLRYVCAIAETGSFSRAAERCQVAQPSLSQQVLKLEEDLGAKLFDRLGRSIRLTEAGRAFLPHARSVLEQMEAARASVTSKETDLRGSVGVGVIPTIAPYLMPRYTALFTRRYPEAKLRIVEETTPLLVEALRDLSIDVAILALPLRHKDLETIPIRTEPLFAVLPKEHALANAEAVSLKELREESFVMLRDGHCFRDLSLAACHSARISPTVSFESGQFSSLLGMVAAGLGVTLVPEMAIDRSANCCYVPLKESRAIRTVVAAVLRGRSFNRVQQAFLAGIRKREKKAS; encoded by the coding sequence ATGGAATTTCACCAGCTGCGCTATGTGTGTGCCATCGCCGAGACGGGCAGTTTCAGCCGCGCCGCGGAGCGCTGTCAAGTGGCCCAGCCGTCGCTGTCGCAGCAGGTGCTGAAGCTGGAAGAGGACCTGGGCGCGAAGCTGTTTGACCGGCTGGGACGCAGCATCCGGCTGACCGAGGCGGGACGTGCATTTCTGCCGCATGCGCGCAGTGTGCTGGAACAGATGGAAGCCGCGCGCGCAAGCGTTACGAGCAAGGAGACGGACCTGCGGGGAAGTGTCGGGGTCGGTGTGATCCCAACCATTGCGCCGTACCTGATGCCGCGCTATACAGCGTTGTTTACGCGGCGCTATCCGGAGGCGAAGCTGCGCATTGTGGAGGAGACGACTCCCTTGCTGGTGGAAGCCCTGCGCGATCTGTCGATTGATGTTGCGATCCTCGCGCTTCCGCTGCGCCATAAGGACTTGGAGACGATTCCTATCCGTACCGAGCCGCTGTTTGCGGTGCTGCCGAAGGAGCATGCATTGGCGAATGCAGAGGCAGTTTCTTTGAAGGAGTTGCGCGAGGAGTCGTTCGTGATGCTGCGCGATGGCCACTGCTTCCGTGACCTTAGCCTGGCGGCCTGCCATAGCGCGCGGATCAGCCCGACGGTGTCCTTCGAGAGCGGACAGTTCAGCAGCCTGCTGGGAATGGTGGCCGCGGGGCTGGGGGTGACGCTGGTGCCGGAGATGGCGATCGACCGCAGTGCGAACTGCTGCTACGTGCCGTTGAAGGAGAGCCGGGCGATCCGGACGGTGGTGGCAGCGGTGCTGCGAGGGAGAAGTTTTAATCGCGTGCAGCAGGCATTTCTGGCGGGGATACGGAAGCGGGAGAAGAAGGCGAGTTAG
- a CDS encoding YkgJ family cysteine cluster protein yields MTDSDLIQITTAALAASAAKAGAHLTCHAGCHQCCIGVFPISALDAHRLRSAYELSPKRATIQQRVEAAVQRLTPTFPGDPTTGLLDTEDPAFDDFANDEPCPVLDPATGTCDLYEARPIPCRTFGPPMRTEDDGLAVCELCFTTATPEEIAAAEVDPTFLSLEEDLNAEYEQQTATQSPTLIAWALR; encoded by the coding sequence ATGACTGACTCCGACCTCATCCAGATCACCACCGCAGCCCTCGCAGCCTCCGCCGCCAAAGCGGGCGCCCACCTCACCTGCCACGCCGGCTGCCACCAGTGCTGCATCGGAGTCTTCCCCATCTCCGCCCTCGACGCCCATCGCCTCCGCTCCGCCTACGAACTCTCCCCAAAGCGGGCCACCATCCAGCAACGCGTCGAAGCAGCCGTCCAACGCCTCACACCCACCTTCCCCGGAGACCCCACAACCGGCCTGCTCGACACCGAAGACCCTGCCTTCGACGACTTCGCCAACGACGAACCCTGCCCCGTCCTCGACCCCGCCACCGGCACCTGCGACCTCTACGAAGCCCGTCCCATCCCCTGCCGCACCTTTGGACCACCGATGCGTACTGAGGACGATGGCCTCGCTGTCTGCGAACTCTGCTTCACCACCGCAACGCCCGAAGAGATCGCCGCCGCCGAAGTCGACCCCACCTTCCTTTCTCTCGAAGAAGACCTCAACGCCGAGTACGAACAACAAACAGCCACCCAAAGCCCCACCCTCATCGCCTGGGCCCTGCGCTAA